A genomic stretch from Betaproteobacteria bacterium includes:
- a CDS encoding HupE/UreJ family protein has protein sequence MRVLVWLLLLPAFLTAAGLPREADAHATQLSSSKLTVRGNAVEGVLELNGRDVEVATKNAVVGADGNVDPQRLHQSQDSLAGYIREHARIAESGGRACEQTVDSAEPKSDHILVHARWQCGQASGALSYVATLFHEVDASARHMVTVEGDVSLVGLLSASSPSLVIASAATNPWEVAWRYLLAGIEHIAIGYDHIAFLIAVIIWGRRFWPLAKVVTAFTVAHSITLSLAALEIVRLPSALVETLIALSIVYVAAENFFVRDLRHRWWITFLFGLVHGFGFASVLHDYGLPRDALAPALAAFNVGVEVGQIAIVVASLLVFAVVDRVIVRAPAGPREPDVRFVRTVSGVVLLLGLYWTWERLTG, from the coding sequence GCAGCTCTCCAGTTCGAAGCTGACGGTCAGGGGAAACGCCGTCGAAGGCGTCCTCGAACTCAACGGCCGCGACGTCGAAGTGGCGACGAAGAATGCCGTGGTCGGTGCCGACGGCAATGTCGATCCGCAGCGTCTGCATCAGTCGCAGGATTCTCTTGCCGGCTACATCCGGGAGCACGCGCGCATTGCCGAATCCGGCGGACGCGCCTGCGAGCAGACTGTCGATTCGGCCGAGCCGAAGTCCGATCACATTCTCGTGCACGCCCGGTGGCAGTGCGGGCAGGCGTCTGGCGCCCTGAGCTATGTGGCGACTCTGTTCCACGAAGTCGACGCCTCCGCCCGCCACATGGTCACCGTCGAGGGGGACGTGTCCCTCGTCGGTCTGTTGTCGGCGAGTTCGCCCTCCCTGGTGATCGCGTCGGCGGCGACGAACCCCTGGGAAGTAGCATGGCGCTACCTGCTCGCAGGCATCGAGCACATCGCGATCGGCTACGACCACATCGCGTTCCTCATCGCCGTGATCATATGGGGGCGCCGTTTCTGGCCGCTCGCCAAGGTGGTGACTGCCTTCACCGTGGCGCATTCGATCACGCTGAGCCTTGCCGCGCTGGAGATCGTCAGACTGCCGAGTGCATTGGTGGAAACCCTCATCGCACTCAGCATCGTGTACGTTGCCGCGGAGAACTTCTTCGTAAGGGACCTCCGCCACCGCTGGTGGATCACCTTCCTGTTCGGTCTGGTCCACGGCTTCGGTTTCGCCAGCGTCCTGCATGACTACGGCCTTCCGCGCGATGCCCTGGCGCCCGCACTGGCCGCCTTCAACGTCGGCGTCGAAGTGGGGCAGATCGCGATCGTCGTTGCGAGCCTGCTGGTGTTCGCCGTGGTCGACCGCGTCATCGTCCGTGCGCCCGCCGGACCGCGCGAGCCGGACGTGCGATTCGTGCGGACCGTGTCCGGAGTCGTCCTGCTGCTGGGCCTGTACTGGACATGGGAGCGCCTCACCGGCTGA
- a CDS encoding acetamidase/formamidase family protein, whose product MAIPFNGFTGTVGVQLGEPEVKDFLKREKDPGAAGGIALAPQPTGAMPRAVCGPAGSHKDECVRTIPPRDNGGNMDIKQMAVGTTVLLPCFVEGCGPFIVMSTTLGATARSPGRPSKWERR is encoded by the coding sequence GTGGCGATCCCGTTCAACGGCTTCACGGGAACGGTCGGGGTTCAGCTTGGCGAGCCGGAAGTGAAGGACTTCCTGAAGCGGGAGAAGGACCCCGGCGCTGCCGGCGGGATCGCCCTCGCGCCCCAGCCGACGGGGGCCATGCCGCGGGCTGTTTGCGGCCCTGCCGGTTCGCACAAGGACGAGTGCGTCCGCACCATTCCGCCGCGGGACAACGGCGGCAACATGGACATCAAGCAGATGGCCGTGGGCACGACGGTGCTCCTGCCCTGTTTCGTGGAAGGCTGCGGCCCGTTCATCGTGATGTCCACCACGCTCGGGGCGACGGCGAGGTCGCCGGGACGGCCATCGAAATGGGAGCGAAGGTGA
- a CDS encoding acetamidase/formamidase family protein yields the protein MLEGLVRTRNYTPEHAYVITGAARDLRIGNVVDVPNYAVSTICPLEIFRKK from the coding sequence ATGCTCGAAGGGCTGGTCAGGACCAGGAACTACACGCCGGAGCACGCGTACGTCATCACCGGCGCGGCGCGCGATCTGCGCATCGGCAACGTGGTGGATGTGCCGAACTACGCGGTCTCGACGATCTGCCCGCTCGAGATCTTCCGCAAGAAGTGA
- a CDS encoding cupin domain-containing protein, producing the protein MNPNLLRPFGVISPLMALCIASAAWAQTVESARIHAVRPDEISWVELRKTPALFRAVIHGAQEKAGPFTFRVRAAAGHRLLPHTHPDDRTITVLAGTYWSAVGDTWDDSQLVAYPQGSFYVVPAGVPHYSAVLEGETIFQESGIGPSRNDMVVKP; encoded by the coding sequence ATGAACCCGAACCTTCTCCGCCCCTTCGGCGTGATTTCCCCGCTGATGGCCTTGTGCATCGCGTCTGCCGCCTGGGCGCAGACCGTCGAGTCAGCCCGAATCCATGCGGTCCGGCCGGACGAGATCTCCTGGGTCGAGTTGCGCAAGACGCCCGCCTTGTTCCGTGCCGTCATCCACGGCGCTCAGGAGAAGGCGGGGCCTTTCACGTTCCGCGTCCGCGCCGCCGCCGGACATCGCCTGCTTCCCCACACTCATCCGGACGACCGGACGATCACGGTCCTGGCAGGCACGTACTGGTCCGCGGTGGGCGACACCTGGGACGATTCGCAGCTCGTGGCGTATCCCCAGGGCAGTTTCTACGTTGTCCCCGCAGGGGTTCCTCACTACAGCGCGGTGCTGGAAGGCGAGACGATCTTCCAGGAAAGCGGCATCGGTCCCAGTCGCAACGACATGGTGGTGAAACCGTAG
- a CDS encoding M48 family metallopeptidase: MNGHVEVSCDYFDGRTTVRQRATLTVLEGRVVVQAQDFRREEPLSAVRVSERMGKAARIVSFADGAFCEVHDHEALQQLLDATGFREPLVARMQTRWSLALGAVACCALAVVLGYLYALPWLAALAAEHVPASAVESMSAQTLELLDRHLLDPTELPQEVRDRLSKRFAAMTPPEDAKVAHRIEFRAAPRVGPNAFALPSGTIVVTDALVELAASDEEVMAVLCHELGHVQEKHGIRQVLQSSVVGLFLTWYLGDLSSLIAAVPAAILDARYSRDHERAADAYAARMLRFNAMSPALLASMLEKLEKSRRDERRDQPGSPSPKDYLSTHPATDERMRALRSQ, encoded by the coding sequence GTGAACGGTCACGTCGAGGTATCTTGCGACTACTTCGACGGTCGCACCACCGTGCGCCAGCGAGCGACGCTCACGGTCCTTGAGGGCCGCGTCGTGGTACAGGCGCAAGATTTCCGGCGGGAGGAACCGTTGTCCGCCGTACGGGTGTCCGAGAGGATGGGAAAGGCAGCGCGCATCGTGAGCTTTGCGGACGGTGCGTTCTGCGAAGTCCACGATCACGAGGCATTGCAGCAGCTCCTCGATGCGACGGGCTTTCGCGAGCCTCTGGTCGCCCGCATGCAGACTCGCTGGAGTCTGGCTCTGGGTGCCGTGGCGTGCTGTGCGCTGGCGGTGGTCCTCGGCTATCTCTACGCATTGCCGTGGCTCGCGGCACTAGCCGCGGAGCATGTGCCCGCATCCGCCGTGGAATCCATGTCCGCGCAGACGCTGGAACTGCTCGACCGGCACTTGCTCGATCCGACGGAACTTCCGCAGGAGGTGCGTGACCGCTTGTCGAAACGATTCGCCGCCATGACCCCGCCGGAAGACGCGAAGGTCGCGCATCGCATCGAATTCCGCGCGGCACCCCGAGTGGGCCCGAACGCCTTCGCCCTTCCTTCCGGAACGATTGTCGTGACGGATGCATTGGTGGAATTGGCAGCGTCCGACGAAGAGGTCATGGCCGTGCTTTGCCACGAACTGGGGCATGTCCAGGAGAAGCACGGCATCCGGCAGGTGCTGCAGAGTTCGGTCGTCGGCCTGTTCCTGACCTGGTATCTGGGCGACCTCTCCAGCCTCATCGCCGCCGTTCCGGCGGCCATCCTGGACGCCCGCTATTCGCGCGATCACGAGCGCGCGGCGGACGCCTACGCAGCGCGAATGCTTCGGTTCAACGCAATGTCGCCCGCGCTCCTCGCCTCCATGCTGGAGAAGCTGGAGAAGTCGCGCCGCGACGAGCGGCGAGATCAACCCGGCTCGCCGTCTCCCAAGGATTACCTTTCCACGCACCCGGCCACGGACGAGCGGATGCGGGCCTTGCGTAGTCAGTGA
- a CDS encoding DUF898 domain-containing protein yields MATGSVDSAHREARPRAVNTDHPLPDPVAEPVPAPERLRFSGSGTEYFRIWIVNLALVIVTLGIYSAWAKVRRLQYFYRNTQLASSGFDYHGKPTAILKGRIIAFVLVGGANLAFNYSPVIGFLVFIPLGAVLPWLLVRSFKFRMQNTSWRGLRFGFRGTVAGSYKAFLLWPLLSVLTLGVLIPATYREFKAYQHGNSTFGHAPFSFAGTAKEFYKIFGKTFLFFLLGPVLVIALFLAAVGVAGTRGSFRLDPLVAVALGLAIFAFYASVIASGPYLASQLQNHVWNSTRLERHRFESQVRFRTLLWIVVSNFVLTVLTVGLYRPFAVVRAARYRIESMTFIPSEPLDRFVGQRAREVDAVGEELGEFLDIDIAL; encoded by the coding sequence ATGGCCACCGGCAGTGTAGATTCAGCGCATCGTGAGGCCCGACCGCGAGCCGTGAACACCGATCACCCGCTGCCCGATCCCGTCGCCGAACCGGTGCCCGCGCCGGAGAGATTGCGTTTCAGCGGCAGCGGGACCGAGTACTTCCGCATCTGGATCGTGAATCTCGCGCTCGTGATCGTCACGCTGGGTATCTACTCGGCGTGGGCGAAGGTGAGGCGGCTGCAGTACTTCTATCGAAACACCCAGTTGGCATCTTCCGGCTTCGACTATCACGGCAAGCCCACCGCCATTCTCAAGGGACGCATCATCGCATTCGTGCTGGTGGGCGGTGCCAATCTGGCGTTCAACTACAGCCCCGTCATCGGCTTCCTGGTCTTCATCCCTCTCGGCGCGGTGCTTCCCTGGCTTCTCGTGCGCTCGTTCAAGTTCCGGATGCAGAACACGAGCTGGCGCGGCCTGAGGTTCGGGTTTCGCGGGACAGTCGCCGGTTCGTACAAGGCGTTCCTGCTCTGGCCGCTGCTGTCTGTGCTGACGCTCGGCGTGCTCATTCCGGCCACGTACCGGGAGTTCAAGGCCTATCAGCACGGCAACAGCACGTTCGGGCATGCGCCCTTCTCGTTTGCCGGGACAGCGAAGGAGTTCTACAAGATCTTCGGCAAGACGTTCCTGTTCTTCCTGCTCGGTCCGGTGCTGGTCATCGCCCTGTTTCTCGCAGCCGTGGGCGTGGCCGGGACACGGGGCAGCTTCCGGCTGGACCCTCTGGTCGCGGTGGCTCTGGGGCTCGCGATCTTCGCGTTCTACGCCTCGGTCATCGCCAGCGGCCCCTACCTCGCATCCCAGCTGCAGAACCATGTCTGGAATTCCACGCGGCTTGAACGGCACCGGTTCGAAAGCCAGGTGCGCTTCCGGACGCTGTTGTGGATCGTGGTCTCCAATTTCGTTCTGACCGTACTGACGGTCGGCCTCTACCGGCCTTTCGCAGTGGTACGTGCCGCGCGCTACCGCATCGAATCCATGACGTTCATCCCGTCGGAACCGCTGGACCGGTTCGTGGGACAACGCGCTCGCGAAGTGGATGCCGTCGGCGAGGAACTCGGCGAGTTCCTCGATATCGACATCGCGCTGTGA
- a CDS encoding LEA type 2 family protein, which yields MNAGRRAMWAALVASAILQWQGCSALPGGREPVSVTVSDLRLGAAGVLEQQYFVTLRVQNPNDREIRLKGVVFDLELNGKSFAKGTGPADVTVPRFGSEVIEVETVSTLTSVLRQLGGVTDTSGPLRSFSYRIRGRLHQAGVGGPIAFDEKGELNLSANPGGTSK from the coding sequence TTGAACGCAGGAAGACGAGCCATGTGGGCGGCGCTGGTCGCGTCCGCGATCCTTCAATGGCAGGGCTGCTCCGCCCTGCCCGGCGGGCGGGAACCCGTATCCGTCACGGTATCCGATCTTCGCCTCGGCGCGGCAGGCGTGCTGGAGCAGCAGTACTTCGTGACGCTGCGCGTGCAGAACCCTAACGATCGCGAGATTCGCCTCAAGGGCGTGGTGTTCGACCTCGAACTGAACGGCAAGTCCTTCGCCAAGGGCACCGGTCCGGCCGACGTGACGGTGCCCCGGTTCGGATCGGAGGTGATCGAGGTGGAGACGGTCAGCACGCTCACGAGCGTGCTGCGGCAGCTCGGCGGCGTGACCGACACCAGCGGGCCGTTGCGCTCCTTCAGCTATCGCATTCGCGGCCGTCTGCACCAGGCGGGTGTCGGCGGCCCCATCGCCTTCGACGAAAAGGGCGAACTCAATCTTTCCGCCAACCCAGGAGGTACGAGCAAGTGA
- a CDS encoding SDR family oxidoreductase — protein MTSIASQDPLFSVQGQIVLAIGASRGIGKALAAGFVSRGATVIIAGREQATIDATAREISRDGVAEALMCDVSKPDDVAKLVDRVVERHGRVDTLLNVAGINVRKKVESYSVEEYDRILNTNLRGLFVAAQAVGREMLAKGSGSIINIDSLNTYAPLKGVTPYAMSKAGLGMMTRGMALEWGPKGVRVNAIAPGFFPTDLSRKLWAQPRMTEWANEVTPLRRLGKRKNWWAQPCTLRPGPRAT, from the coding sequence GTGACATCCATCGCATCCCAGGATCCGCTGTTTTCCGTTCAAGGCCAGATCGTGCTCGCCATTGGCGCGAGCCGAGGCATCGGCAAGGCGCTCGCGGCCGGTTTCGTCTCACGCGGCGCGACGGTGATCATCGCGGGACGAGAGCAGGCCACCATCGATGCCACGGCGCGCGAGATCTCGCGCGATGGCGTGGCCGAAGCGCTCATGTGCGACGTATCCAAGCCGGATGACGTGGCGAAACTGGTAGACCGCGTCGTGGAGCGGCATGGCCGCGTGGACACGCTGCTGAACGTCGCCGGCATCAACGTGCGCAAGAAGGTGGAGTCCTATTCCGTGGAGGAGTACGACCGTATCCTGAACACCAATCTGCGGGGGCTTTTCGTGGCGGCGCAAGCGGTGGGACGGGAGATGCTTGCCAAGGGCAGCGGGTCCATCATCAACATCGATTCGTTGAATACCTATGCCCCGCTCAAAGGGGTGACGCCCTATGCCATGAGCAAGGCAGGTCTGGGCATGATGACCCGGGGGATGGCGCTGGAGTGGGGGCCGAAGGGCGTGCGCGTCAATGCCATTGCGCCCGGCTTCTTTCCCACCGACCTGTCGCGGAAGCTGTGGGCCCAGCCTCGGATGACCGAGTGGGCGAACGAGGTGACCCCGCTGCGCCGGCTGGGGAAACGGAAGAACTGGTGGGCGCAGCCGTGTACCTTGCGTCCAGGGCCTCGAGCTACGTGA
- a CDS encoding ParA family protein, with amino-acid sequence MAKIAVFNQKGGVGKTTTSLNLSAALHRRGRTPLSIDLDPQAHLSYISGTTVDGADESVFCFYEKSKPLSELIRIGNGGWEVIPAHVELSKVDSQFGKGPQALNRLNSGIVRESLNTGRPIVIDCCPLLGVLSLNAIFASDRVLVPVSADYLAVKGVLQVEKTLKALEHVLKKRIVRRYVMTRFDTRRNMSWQIYRTITERFGADMCETRISESVSIAESPAVNQDVFTHAPGSRGAKDYDALLDELVQTGFVE; translated from the coding sequence ATGGCCAAGATCGCGGTGTTCAATCAGAAGGGTGGAGTCGGCAAGACCACCACCTCGCTCAATCTCTCCGCAGCGCTGCACCGCCGGGGCCGTACTCCTTTATCCATCGATCTCGATCCTCAGGCGCACCTTTCGTACATCAGCGGGACCACCGTCGACGGCGCCGATGAAAGCGTCTTCTGCTTCTACGAGAAATCGAAACCGCTCTCCGAACTGATCCGCATCGGGAACGGCGGCTGGGAAGTGATTCCGGCACACGTGGAACTGTCCAAGGTCGACTCCCAGTTCGGCAAGGGCCCCCAGGCCCTGAACCGCCTCAATTCCGGCATCGTGCGGGAAAGCCTCAACACCGGACGGCCGATCGTCATCGACTGCTGCCCTCTGCTGGGTGTGCTGTCGCTCAACGCGATCTTCGCCTCCGATCGCGTGCTCGTCCCGGTCTCGGCCGACTATCTGGCGGTGAAAGGGGTGCTGCAGGTGGAAAAGACCTTGAAGGCACTGGAGCACGTTCTCAAGAAGAGGATCGTGCGCCGGTATGTCATGACCCGATTCGATACGCGGCGCAACATGTCCTGGCAGATCTACCGGACCATCACGGAACGGTTCGGTGCGGACATGTGCGAAACCCGCATCTCGGAATCGGTGAGCATCGCGGAAAGCCCCGCCGTCAACCAGGATGTCTTCACACATGCTCCGGGCAGCCGGGGCGCCAAGGATTACGACGCGCTCCTGGACGAACTGGTCCAGACCGGATTCGTGGAATAG
- a CDS encoding alpha/beta hydrolase, with the protein MDRRDVLVAFGALALAPSTAWTAAIAGARPGRVAANGIDFAYLEMGRGPLALCLHGFPDSPQTYRHLLPALAAEGYRAVAVYMRGFHPTGVPQDGRYDSAALASDPAALHDALGGDRNAVLIAHDWGAVAAYGTLAAAPDRWRRAVIGNVPPWGTANFTYDQIKRSFYFWFFQLAAAEFFLGADDFAFIDGLWRDWSPATTRPTIYHAKACLREPGHLRAALGYYRSFFEPARFGTPQWAEEQTAAWGRPVQTPVLYLHGTNDGCIGLDAVAVDRFAGTFRGGYEFERIEGAGHFFLVERPQIASRIASYLSGS; encoded by the coding sequence ATGGATCGTCGCGATGTTCTTGTGGCGTTCGGGGCGCTCGCCCTAGCGCCATCCACCGCCTGGACGGCTGCCATTGCGGGCGCGCGGCCGGGAAGGGTAGCCGCCAACGGAATCGATTTTGCATACTTGGAGATGGGGCGCGGCCCGTTGGCGCTATGTCTGCATGGCTTTCCTGACTCGCCGCAGACGTACCGCCACCTGCTGCCCGCCTTGGCGGCCGAGGGCTACCGGGCCGTCGCCGTCTACATGCGCGGCTTCCACCCCACGGGTGTGCCTCAGGACGGCCGGTACGATTCGGCTGCCCTCGCGTCCGATCCGGCTGCACTCCACGACGCGCTTGGCGGAGACCGAAACGCCGTCCTGATCGCGCACGACTGGGGTGCGGTCGCGGCTTACGGGACACTTGCAGCTGCCCCAGACCGATGGCGCCGTGCCGTCATCGGGAACGTACCTCCGTGGGGAACGGCGAACTTCACTTATGACCAGATCAAGCGATCGTTCTACTTCTGGTTCTTCCAGCTCGCGGCGGCCGAGTTTTTTCTGGGTGCCGATGACTTTGCCTTCATCGATGGTCTCTGGCGTGACTGGTCACCCGCCACGACCCGGCCGACGATCTACCACGCGAAGGCCTGTCTGCGGGAACCGGGACATCTGCGTGCAGCTCTCGGGTACTACCGCTCTTTCTTCGAGCCGGCGCGCTTCGGCACGCCCCAGTGGGCAGAAGAACAGACGGCGGCATGGGGACGGCCCGTCCAGACGCCTGTTCTCTATCTCCATGGCACGAACGATGGGTGCATCGGCCTCGATGCCGTGGCAGTGGATCGATTTGCCGGTACATTCCGGGGTGGATACGAATTCGAGCGGATAGAGGGTGCGGGCCACTTCTTCCTGGTAGAGCGACCACAGATCGCGAGCCGTATCGCCTCGTATCTCAGTGGCAGCTAG
- a CDS encoding LysE family translocator, translated as MIDLLPRGPLLGAFLLSSLVLAVTPGPGVLYIVTRSLLQGWRHGIASVAGVAAGNFGNAIAASIGLAALFTVSSFAFTIVKYAGAAYLLYLGIRTLRTRSAHSAGTVAAATAGKVFRDGFIVALLNPKTTLFFAAFLPQFMTPGTDHMRQGIFLGLVFVGIAACTDSAYALGAGFVAPRLAKIRAGASLGRYVSGSAFIGLGVLAAFSGRPRP; from the coding sequence GTGATCGACCTCTTGCCCCGGGGCCCCTTGCTGGGCGCCTTTCTGCTGTCGAGCCTGGTTCTCGCTGTCACGCCAGGACCGGGCGTGCTCTACATTGTCACGCGCAGCCTGCTTCAGGGCTGGCGGCACGGTATCGCATCCGTGGCGGGCGTGGCTGCTGGGAATTTTGGCAATGCGATCGCGGCTTCGATCGGTCTCGCGGCGCTCTTCACCGTATCGTCGTTCGCGTTCACGATCGTGAAGTACGCTGGAGCGGCGTATCTCCTGTACCTCGGAATCCGCACCCTGCGGACGCGTTCCGCCCATTCCGCAGGCACCGTGGCGGCCGCCACGGCAGGCAAGGTCTTCCGGGACGGATTCATCGTCGCGCTGCTGAATCCGAAGACCACGCTGTTCTTCGCGGCCTTCCTGCCCCAGTTCATGACGCCGGGCACGGATCACATGCGCCAGGGCATCTTCCTCGGGCTTGTCTTCGTGGGCATCGCTGCCTGCACCGACAGCGCATACGCGCTGGGCGCCGGTTTCGTCGCCCCTCGCCTGGCCAAGATCCGCGCCGGCGCCTCGCTCGGCCGCTACGTGAGCGGCTCGGCGTTCATCGGGTTGGGCGTGCTGGCGGCGTTCTCGGGCCGCCCACGACCCTGA
- a CDS encoding class I fructose-bisphosphate aldolase has product MTDIAGLLGAEADSLMSHVCKGIPKESLHLPGPDFVDRVVASSDRTPAVMRSLQTMFDHGRLGGTGYLSILPVDQGIEHSGGASFAKNPMYFDPENIVKLAMEGGCNAVASTLGVLGAVSRKYAHRIPFMLKFNHNEFLTYPNKFDQICFASIKQAKDMGAVSVGATIYFGSPESSRQIVEVSQAFQIAHEMGLATVLWCYLRNGSFKKDKDYHVSADLTGQANHLGVTIEADIIKQKLPENNGGYLALNTKENPYGKSDKRMYSDLATDHPIDLTRYQIANCYMGRAGLINSGGASGENDLVEAVKTAVINKRAGGMGLISGRKAFQKPMKDGIGLLNAIQDVYLSKNVTIA; this is encoded by the coding sequence ATGACCGACATCGCTGGACTGCTGGGGGCGGAGGCCGACAGTCTCATGAGCCACGTGTGCAAGGGCATTCCCAAGGAGTCCCTGCACCTGCCCGGGCCGGACTTCGTGGATCGCGTGGTCGCGTCCTCGGACCGCACACCCGCCGTCATGCGCAGTCTCCAGACCATGTTCGACCATGGCCGACTCGGCGGGACCGGCTACCTCTCGATCCTGCCCGTCGATCAGGGTATCGAGCACAGCGGCGGTGCGTCGTTCGCCAAGAACCCCATGTACTTCGATCCCGAGAACATCGTGAAGCTCGCCATGGAAGGCGGCTGCAACGCGGTGGCCTCCACACTGGGCGTGCTGGGCGCGGTCTCCCGCAAGTACGCGCACCGCATCCCGTTCATGCTCAAGTTCAATCACAACGAATTCCTCACCTATCCGAACAAGTTCGACCAGATCTGCTTTGCCAGCATCAAGCAGGCAAAGGACATGGGAGCGGTGTCGGTCGGCGCGACGATCTATTTCGGTTCGCCCGAGTCGTCGCGGCAGATCGTGGAAGTGAGCCAGGCGTTCCAAATCGCGCACGAGATGGGCCTCGCCACGGTCCTGTGGTGCTATCTGCGCAACGGCAGCTTCAAGAAGGACAAGGACTACCACGTATCGGCGGACCTGACCGGTCAGGCCAATCACCTCGGCGTCACGATCGAGGCCGACATCATCAAGCAGAAGCTCCCCGAGAACAACGGCGGCTATCTTGCGCTCAACACCAAGGAAAATCCGTACGGCAAATCCGACAAGCGCATGTATTCGGATCTCGCCACGGATCACCCGATCGACCTCACCCGCTACCAGATTGCCAATTGCTACATGGGACGCGCCGGACTCATCAATTCGGGCGGTGCATCGGGCGAGAACGACTTGGTGGAAGCAGTGAAGACTGCCGTCATCAACAAGCGGGCAGGTGGCATGGGCCTCATCTCGGGTCGCAAGGCCTTCCAGAAGCCCATGAAGGATGGCATTGGCCTGCTCAATGCAATCCAGGATGTGTACCTTTCCAAGAACGTCACGATCGCGTGA
- a CDS encoding VOC family protein, with protein sequence MPSISSKPRVRKLVPSLGVSDMQRSLAFYSDYFGFEVVDSFENEDGETLWCWLRAGVGELMLQQLDNDQQITLHPAIGQSWVLYLRPDDIVATHERLRTAGLEVSEIEMTAYGSRECFVTDPDGYELWLSEPEQGLGPDDEEDDEGESEEDDEDDEPEERTTRRSSLH encoded by the coding sequence ATGCCCTCCATCTCATCCAAGCCCCGCGTCAGGAAACTCGTCCCCAGTCTGGGCGTGTCGGACATGCAGCGTTCGCTTGCGTTCTACAGCGACTACTTCGGATTCGAGGTGGTGGATTCCTTCGAGAACGAGGATGGCGAAACGTTGTGGTGCTGGCTTCGTGCGGGCGTGGGCGAACTCATGTTGCAGCAACTGGACAATGATCAGCAGATCACGCTTCATCCGGCCATCGGACAGAGCTGGGTGCTCTATCTTCGTCCGGACGACATCGTCGCCACGCATGAGCGTTTGCGCACTGCAGGGCTGGAGGTCTCGGAGATCGAGATGACGGCGTACGGGTCGCGCGAGTGCTTCGTGACGGATCCCGACGGATACGAACTGTGGCTGTCCGAGCCGGAACAGGGTCTGGGCCCCGATGACGAAGAAGACGACGAAGGCGAATCCGAAGAAGATGACGAGGACGACGAGCCGGAAGAGCGCACCACCCGGCGTTCGTCGCTCCACTGA
- a CDS encoding flavodoxin family protein, with translation MRVLALNGSPRHAGNSATLLQAFSEGASGAGHIVDLAHLDDHLTSFLRDCKTCRDASGNCTLADGFRTLFLDRFLPAEAVAFATPIYWYGMSGLLKTFLDRMFCYCAASYPDSPRVVDGMLHKRFVLLLSSEESYAGAGLGIVHQMQEIARYTHSDLAAVVRGIGNRRGEVARDPLSPVESARLAGARLQDLRCTDYRIDTERSMTVWPGR, from the coding sequence ATGCGGGTTCTCGCCCTGAACGGAAGCCCGCGGCATGCGGGCAACAGCGCAACGCTGCTGCAGGCGTTCAGCGAAGGCGCCAGCGGCGCGGGACATATCGTCGATCTCGCCCATCTGGACGACCATCTGACGAGCTTCCTTCGAGACTGCAAGACCTGTCGCGATGCCTCGGGCAACTGCACACTGGCGGACGGCTTCCGAACGCTCTTCCTGGACCGGTTCCTTCCCGCCGAGGCCGTGGCCTTCGCCACTCCGATCTACTGGTACGGAATGTCCGGTCTGCTGAAGACATTCCTCGATCGCATGTTCTGCTACTGCGCCGCGTCGTATCCGGATTCGCCCCGCGTGGTCGACGGCATGCTGCACAAGCGGTTCGTGCTGTTGCTGAGTTCGGAGGAAAGCTATGCGGGAGCCGGACTCGGCATCGTCCACCAGATGCAGGAGATCGCCCGATACACGCATTCCGATCTGGCCGCCGTCGTGCGCGGCATCGGCAACCGGCGCGGTGAGGTGGCACGGGATCCCTTGTCGCCCGTCGAAAGCGCGCGGCTCGCGGGGGCTCGGCTGCAGGATCTGCGCTGCACGGACTACCGCATCGACACCGAAAGGTCCATGACGGTGTGGCCCGGGCGCTGA